Proteins from a genomic interval of Nitrosomonas sp.:
- the thrS gene encoding threonine--tRNA ligase, producing MTVVCFPDGAKKEIDSPVTVYEIAESISTGLARAALAGRVNGKLVDLSSVIESDCDLTVITDRDPEGLEIVRHSCAHLLAHAVKELFPDTQVTIGPTIENGFYYDFSYKRPFTPEDLAEIEKKMLEISRRDLKIERKVFGRTQAIEFFKQQGELYKAEIIDSIPGNETVSLYSQGDFTDLCRGPHVPTTSKLKVFKLMKVAGAYWRGNSNNEMLQRIYGTAWIKKEQQEEYLHLLEEAEKRDHRKLGKQLDLFHMQEEAPGMVYWHPKGWVIWQQIEQFMRRILRDNGYQEIRTPQVLDRSLWECSGHWENFREHMFVTESESRHYAIKPMNCPGHVQVFNQGLRSYRDLPLRLAEFGSCHRNEASGALHGIMRVRAFTQDDAHIFCAQEQVQDEVMRFIDLLNRVYKDFGFDDVQVKLSTRPEKRVGSEEQWDAAEQALQSALDQKKLQWDLQPGEGAFYGPKIEFSLKDSLSRIWQCGTLQLDFSMPERLNASYVTENNVRKVPVMLHRAILGSMERFIGILIEHHAGALPLWLAPEQVIILNISKNQIDYAQAVFEKLLGCGIRVSSDLRNEKINYKIREHSMQKIPYQVIVGDKEMSSGVITVRSRSGEDLGSMTVQDFINRLREELRIASRI from the coding sequence TTGTTTTCCAGATGGAGCGAAAAAAGAAATTGACTCCCCGGTTACGGTGTATGAGATCGCTGAATCAATAAGTACAGGACTTGCGCGTGCGGCATTAGCCGGGAGAGTCAATGGAAAGTTGGTTGACTTATCAAGTGTAATTGAGAGTGATTGTGACTTGACGGTGATAACGGATAGGGATCCAGAAGGCTTGGAAATTGTTCGTCATTCCTGTGCCCATTTGCTGGCTCATGCTGTCAAGGAATTATTTCCCGATACGCAGGTGACGATTGGACCGACTATTGAAAATGGCTTTTATTATGATTTTTCTTATAAAAGACCCTTTACACCAGAGGATTTGGCTGAAATTGAGAAAAAAATGCTGGAAATCAGTCGTAGAGACTTGAAGATTGAGCGCAAGGTTTTTGGCCGTACGCAAGCAATAGAGTTCTTCAAACAGCAAGGAGAGCTTTATAAAGCAGAAATAATTGATTCCATACCTGGCAACGAGACTGTTTCATTGTACTCCCAGGGAGATTTTACTGATTTATGTCGTGGTCCCCATGTACCCACGACGTCGAAACTGAAAGTATTTAAACTGATGAAAGTGGCTGGAGCTTATTGGCGTGGCAATTCAAATAACGAAATGCTGCAAAGGATATATGGGACCGCCTGGATAAAAAAAGAGCAGCAGGAAGAATATCTGCATCTTCTTGAGGAAGCTGAAAAGCGCGATCATCGCAAGCTTGGAAAACAGCTTGATTTATTCCATATGCAGGAAGAAGCCCCGGGTATGGTTTATTGGCATCCAAAGGGGTGGGTAATCTGGCAGCAGATCGAGCAGTTTATGCGTCGTATTTTAAGAGATAACGGATATCAAGAGATTCGTACTCCTCAAGTGCTGGACAGATCATTATGGGAATGTTCCGGGCACTGGGAGAACTTTCGGGAACATATGTTTGTTACGGAGTCCGAGAGCCGTCATTATGCGATTAAGCCCATGAATTGTCCCGGACATGTGCAGGTGTTTAATCAAGGATTGCGCAGTTATCGTGATTTACCATTGCGACTGGCAGAGTTTGGTTCCTGCCACCGGAATGAGGCATCTGGTGCTTTGCATGGCATTATGCGGGTACGTGCATTTACGCAAGATGATGCTCATATTTTTTGTGCACAGGAACAGGTGCAGGATGAGGTAATGCGATTTATTGATTTACTTAATCGTGTCTACAAGGATTTTGGTTTTGACGATGTGCAGGTCAAGTTGTCCACCCGTCCGGAGAAAAGAGTTGGTAGTGAGGAACAGTGGGATGCTGCGGAGCAGGCATTACAGTCCGCACTGGATCAAAAAAAGCTGCAGTGGGATTTGCAACCCGGTGAAGGCGCTTTTTATGGCCCCAAAATTGAATTTTCATTGAAGGATAGTCTCTCCCGTATTTGGCAGTGCGGTACACTGCAGCTGGATTTTTCCATGCCGGAAAGACTCAATGCCAGTTATGTCACTGAAAATAACGTCAGGAAAGTACCAGTAATGCTGCATCGCGCCATATTGGGTTCCATGGAGCGTTTTATTGGAATTTTGATTGAGCATCATGCTGGTGCATTACCGCTGTGGCTTGCTCCAGAGCAGGTGATTATCTTGAATATCTCTAAAAATCAGATAGATTATGCGCAGGCGGTTTTTGAAAAACTACTGGGTTGTGGTATTCGCGTGAGCTCAGATTTGAGAAACGAGAAAATTAACTATAAAATCAGGGAACATAGTATGCAAAAAATTCCTTATCAGGTGATCGTTGGTGATAAGGAAATGTCTTCGGGTGTTATAACAGTTCGGAGTCGATCGGGTGAAGATCTTGGATCGATGACTGTACAGGATTTTATCAATCGTTTGCGAGAAGAACTGCGTATCGCATCTAGAATATGA
- the rplT gene encoding 50S ribosomal protein L20 produces the protein MPRVKRGVTAHARHKKILKLAKGYRGRRKNVYRVAKQAVMKAGQYAYRDRRQRKRQFRALWIARINAAARECGLTYSVFMNGLKKAGVELDRKVLADLAVFDKLAFKKITEQARVGLAA, from the coding sequence ATGCCAAGAGTTAAGCGAGGTGTAACTGCGCATGCGCGACACAAAAAAATTCTCAAACTAGCTAAGGGATACCGGGGACGGCGTAAAAATGTTTATCGGGTAGCAAAACAGGCTGTCATGAAGGCGGGACAGTATGCCTATCGTGATCGCCGTCAAAGGAAAAGGCAGTTTAGGGCATTGTGGATTGCGAGGATTAATGCTGCTGCACGCGAATGTGGTTTGACATACAGTGTTTTTATGAATGGTCTGAAAAAGGCAGGAGTTGAGTTGGACCGTAAAGTTTTGGCTGACTTGGCTGTATTCGATAAGCTGGCATTTAAGAAAATCACTGAGCAGGCAAGGGTAGGTTTGGCGGCGTGA
- a CDS encoding integration host factor subunit alpha, whose protein sequence is MALTKADLTDLLFENIGLNKREAKEIVESFYDEMCATLQEGDGVKLSGFGNFQLRSKPERPGRNPKTGEEIPISARRVVTFHASQKLKTMVENHYHGQSKTK, encoded by the coding sequence ATGGCGTTGACTAAAGCAGATCTTACTGATTTATTATTTGAAAATATTGGGCTAAATAAGCGCGAAGCTAAGGAAATTGTAGAATCATTTTATGATGAAATGTGCGCCACTCTGCAAGAGGGAGATGGTGTCAAACTATCTGGGTTTGGTAATTTTCAGCTGAGATCCAAACCGGAACGACCTGGTCGGAACCCTAAGACTGGTGAAGAAATTCCCATTTCCGCGAGGCGAGTAGTGACATTTCATGCCAGTCAGAAGTTAAAGACAATGGTTGAAAATCATTACCATGGACAATCAAAAACCAAGTGA
- the infC gene encoding translation initiation factor IF-3 has protein sequence MTIAQEKAARINGDISVPQVRLIGVDGEQIGIVPTARAIEMAEEAWVDLVEIAPGAEPPVCRLMDYGKFLYQESKKKHDAKLKQKQVQIKEIKFRPNTDSGDYNIKMRNLIGFLDEGDKVKITLRFRGREMAHQEFGIRLLEKVKGDLDEIAVVEQFPKLEGRQMVMVLSPKKKDVKLSKTKPVE, from the coding sequence ATTACCATAGCTCAGGAAAAAGCTGCTCGAATAAATGGAGATATTTCAGTACCACAGGTTCGATTAATCGGGGTTGATGGTGAGCAAATTGGAATTGTGCCAACAGCTAGAGCAATAGAAATGGCAGAAGAGGCGTGGGTTGATCTGGTAGAAATTGCGCCTGGTGCAGAGCCTCCTGTGTGCAGATTAATGGACTACGGGAAATTTCTATATCAGGAAAGCAAGAAAAAGCACGATGCTAAATTAAAACAAAAACAGGTACAAATAAAAGAAATCAAATTTCGACCTAATACGGATTCAGGTGACTACAATATTAAAATGCGGAATTTGATTGGTTTCCTGGATGAGGGTGATAAGGTAAAGATTACGCTCCGGTTCCGTGGTCGGGAAATGGCGCATCAAGAGTTTGGTATTCGATTGCTGGAAAAAGTAAAAGGAGATCTTGATGAGATAGCCGTGGTAGAGCAGTTTCCAAAATTAGAAGGCCGACAAATGGTAATGGTGTTGTCTCCCAAAAAAAAGGATGTGAAGCTCTCGAAAACTAAACCTGTTGAATAG
- the pheS gene encoding phenylalanine--tRNA ligase subunit alpha, giving the protein MSNLEELFHEATEFLSKTRNMVELEQVKARYLGKDGKLTSLLKNLKTLDVRERPLMGERINLTKKQLEEAIVSRRAFIQEKEMLSRLAEESLDVTLPGRGCGTGGVHPVTRTLNRIESLFRSIGFSIATGPEIETDFYNFTALNIAENHPARAMHDTFYIDGGGLLRTHTSPVQIHYMENHRPPIKIIAPGRVYRCDSDVTHTPMFHQIEGLWIDEEVSFANLKGVLAQFMQNFFEKEDLPVRFRPSFFPFTEPSAEMDIGCVICQGKGCRVCGNTGWLEVLGCGMVHPAVLNHVNIDSDKHIGFAFGLGVERLTMLRYGVNDLRLFFENDLRFLKQFN; this is encoded by the coding sequence ATGAGTAATTTAGAAGAACTGTTCCATGAGGCGACCGAGTTTCTCAGTAAGACGAGGAATATGGTCGAGCTTGAGCAGGTTAAAGCTCGCTATTTGGGTAAGGATGGAAAGCTGACTTCTTTGCTAAAAAATTTGAAAACACTTGATGTGCGTGAGCGCCCCTTGATGGGCGAACGTATTAATTTGACGAAAAAACAACTTGAAGAAGCGATTGTTAGTCGACGAGCATTTATTCAGGAAAAGGAGATGCTTAGTCGACTAGCGGAAGAAAGCCTCGATGTTACGTTGCCGGGAAGAGGTTGTGGTACGGGTGGAGTTCATCCTGTCACAAGAACGCTCAATCGAATCGAGTCGTTGTTCCGCTCAATTGGATTTTCCATTGCAACCGGACCAGAGATTGAAACTGATTTTTATAATTTTACGGCATTAAATATCGCTGAGAATCATCCAGCAAGAGCCATGCATGATACTTTCTATATTGATGGTGGTGGGTTGCTGCGAACACATACTTCGCCGGTGCAAATCCACTACATGGAGAATCATCGACCACCAATCAAAATTATTGCGCCTGGACGAGTTTATCGTTGTGATTCAGATGTTACACATACCCCTATGTTTCATCAAATTGAAGGTTTGTGGATCGATGAGGAAGTCAGTTTCGCAAACTTGAAGGGCGTATTAGCGCAATTTATGCAGAACTTCTTTGAAAAGGAAGATTTGCCGGTCAGATTTCGTCCTTCTTTCTTTCCTTTTACAGAGCCTTCTGCTGAAATGGATATAGGTTGTGTAATATGTCAGGGCAAAGGCTGCCGAGTATGTGGTAATACCGGCTGGTTAGAAGTACTGGGTTGTGGCATGGTGCATCCTGCTGTATTGAACCATGTAAACATTGACAGCGACAAGCATATTGGTTTTGCTTTTGGTCTGGGTGTCGAGCGACTGACCATGTTGCGTTATGGTGTTAATGACTTGCGTTTGTTCTTTGAAAATGATCTGAGATTTTTAAAGCAGTTTAATTAA
- a CDS encoding MerR family transcriptional regulator: protein MDNQKPSESLPPIPAKRYFTIGEVSELCLVKPHVLRYWEQEFTQLNPIKRRNRRYYQHQEVILIRRIRELLYDQGFTISGARNHLMPERNETPFLATADLPNVSGVMLAAVKKEIRDILTLLRGV from the coding sequence ATGGACAATCAAAAACCAAGTGAATCATTGCCACCCATTCCGGCAAAACGGTATTTTACGATTGGAGAAGTGAGCGAGCTATGCTTGGTTAAACCCCATGTGCTCCGTTACTGGGAGCAGGAATTTACTCAGCTCAATCCAATTAAACGCCGCAATCGTCGCTACTATCAGCATCAGGAGGTGATTCTGATTCGGCGTATACGTGAGTTGCTGTATGATCAGGGCTTCACGATTAGTGGTGCGCGTAATCATTTGATGCCAGAAAGAAACGAGACCCCGTTTCTGGCAACTGCTGATTTGCCGAACGTATCAGGAGTAATGCTGGCTGCCGTAAAAAAAGAAATTAGAGACATTCTGACGTTATTGCGAGGTGTATAA
- the rpmI gene encoding 50S ribosomal protein L35: MPKMKTKKSASKRFKVRSSGAIKRSQAFKRHILTKKTTKNKRQLRGTASVHANDMPSVRAMLPYA, from the coding sequence ATGCCGAAGATGAAAACTAAAAAAAGCGCTTCTAAGCGTTTTAAAGTCAGATCCAGTGGGGCAATTAAAAGGTCTCAGGCCTTTAAGCGTCATATTCTAACCAAGAAAACAACAAAAAATAAAAGACAACTAAGGGGAACCGCATCGGTTCATGCCAATGACATGCCATCTGTGCGCGCCATGTTACCTTACGCTTAA
- a CDS encoding phenylalanine--tRNA ligase subunit beta: MRFSENWLRTFVDPLCSSDELAHTLTMAGLEVESMASIAPCFQQVVVAEVMSVQKHPNADRLSVCDVNVGEHTSGPLQIVCGASNVRSGMKTVCAMIGAQLPGLAIRRGNIREVESSGMLCSFAEIGLSDDTATGIIDLPCDAPVGQDFRQYYTLDDHIFTLKLTPNRADCLGMYGIAREVAAITASPLVLVPPSPVPGQIADVLPIQIEVPDACPLYCGRIIKGIAPDQKIPLWMAQRLQRSGLREVNAVVDIVNYVLLETGQPMHAFDLDKIACTDQRGISVRYAGKGEHLQLLNGIDLQLDSNMLIIADHKQPLALAGIMGGSESGVNRSQTHSIFLESAFFSPAAISGKSFELGFTSDAAHRFERGVDFSLTRTALERATALILEICGGVAGSVTEVRHEAYLPQRFSIRVRLKRVNSVLGIRLGMEEIVDYFNRLKFDFTVEGDSFSIVPPAFRFDLAIEEDFIEEIARIHGYDRIPASAPKASLKILPEEETGLVPVERLRQILVARDYQEVINYAFVEEKWEVDFAGNHESVRLKNPIASHMSVMRSSLLGGLVSNLQFNFNRKQSRVRIFEIGRCFQTDVGDYAERETENIAGLCFGGALPEQWAVKNREIDFFDVKADIESLFTPNKILFEPGIHPAMHPGKSAKILVDDKFSGWLGELHPRLSAKYHLPGATVLFEIKTASTVTRMLPNMRTLSKFPPVRRDLAFEVDTQVVVQAILDAMYQHKADLVVEIALFDFYSGDKLAPGKKSLAFRLLLQDLEKTLTDQEIDQAVNELIDMLAGQFGAVLRS; this comes from the coding sequence ATGAGATTCTCTGAAAACTGGCTTAGAACCTTTGTTGATCCGTTGTGTAGTAGCGATGAATTAGCGCACACCTTGACAATGGCGGGACTGGAAGTAGAAAGCATGGCTTCCATTGCGCCGTGTTTCCAGCAGGTGGTGGTGGCGGAAGTTATGAGTGTACAGAAACATCCGAATGCAGATCGGCTGAGCGTTTGTGATGTCAATGTTGGTGAACATACAAGTGGACCTTTGCAGATTGTGTGTGGTGCGAGCAATGTCAGGTCTGGTATGAAAACGGTTTGTGCCATGATCGGAGCACAACTTCCTGGATTAGCGATTAGGCGAGGCAATATTCGTGAGGTTGAATCTTCCGGTATGTTATGTTCCTTCGCGGAGATTGGATTGAGTGATGACACCGCAACAGGCATTATTGATTTGCCTTGTGATGCTCCTGTTGGTCAAGATTTCAGGCAATACTACACGCTGGATGATCATATATTTACCCTTAAATTAACGCCCAATCGTGCAGATTGTCTTGGAATGTATGGAATTGCACGTGAGGTCGCTGCTATTACTGCCTCTCCGTTGGTCTTGGTGCCGCCATCTCCGGTGCCTGGCCAGATTGCAGATGTATTGCCCATCCAAATAGAGGTGCCCGATGCCTGTCCGCTTTACTGTGGACGCATAATCAAGGGTATCGCTCCAGATCAGAAAATCCCGTTATGGATGGCGCAACGATTGCAGCGAAGCGGCTTGCGAGAGGTCAATGCTGTGGTTGATATTGTCAATTATGTGTTATTGGAAACTGGTCAACCGATGCATGCATTCGACCTCGATAAAATTGCATGCACAGATCAGCGGGGAATAAGTGTACGTTATGCCGGAAAAGGTGAACATTTACAGCTTCTAAATGGCATTGACCTGCAGTTGGATAGCAACATGCTGATTATCGCTGACCATAAGCAACCACTCGCTTTGGCGGGCATCATGGGAGGCAGTGAAAGTGGAGTGAATCGATCACAGACCCATTCAATTTTTCTGGAAAGTGCTTTTTTTTCTCCAGCAGCAATCAGTGGAAAATCATTTGAGCTGGGGTTTACTTCAGATGCTGCCCATCGATTTGAAAGAGGGGTTGATTTTTCTTTAACACGTACAGCGTTAGAGCGGGCAACTGCTTTGATTCTGGAGATATGTGGCGGAGTAGCTGGATCGGTAACTGAGGTTAGGCACGAAGCATATCTGCCACAGCGGTTCTCCATACGTGTTCGCTTAAAACGTGTCAATAGCGTTCTGGGTATACGATTGGGGATGGAGGAGATAGTCGATTACTTTAATAGGTTGAAATTTGATTTCACCGTTGAAGGGGATTCTTTCAGTATTGTACCTCCTGCTTTCCGATTTGATCTGGCCATAGAGGAGGATTTTATCGAGGAGATTGCTCGTATTCATGGCTATGATCGAATTCCTGCGAGCGCGCCCAAAGCTTCTTTGAAAATTCTGCCAGAAGAAGAGACTGGATTGGTTCCAGTTGAACGACTGCGTCAAATTCTGGTTGCGCGTGATTATCAGGAAGTGATTAACTATGCGTTTGTAGAAGAGAAATGGGAAGTCGATTTTGCGGGTAACCATGAAAGTGTGCGGCTGAAAAATCCAATTGCCAGCCACATGAGTGTGATGCGCAGTAGTCTCCTGGGAGGGCTCGTCAGTAATTTACAGTTTAACTTTAATCGCAAGCAGAGCCGAGTCAGAATATTTGAAATTGGGCGTTGCTTTCAAACTGATGTGGGTGATTACGCAGAGCGAGAAACCGAGAATATTGCTGGACTCTGTTTTGGCGGTGCTTTACCGGAACAATGGGCAGTCAAGAATCGTGAAATCGATTTTTTTGACGTTAAGGCGGATATAGAATCCCTGTTTACGCCTAATAAAATTCTGTTTGAACCTGGAATACATCCTGCAATGCATCCCGGTAAATCAGCCAAAATTTTGGTTGATGATAAATTTTCTGGTTGGCTGGGTGAACTCCATCCGCGCTTATCTGCAAAATATCATTTGCCAGGTGCCACGGTATTATTTGAGATCAAGACGGCATCTACAGTTACGCGCATGTTACCTAATATGCGGACCCTATCGAAGTTTCCACCGGTAAGACGCGATTTGGCATTTGAAGTGGATACTCAGGTAGTCGTGCAAGCCATACTTGATGCGATGTATCAGCACAAAGCTGATCTTGTTGTAGAGATTGCACTATTCGACTTTTATAGCGGAGATAAGCTGGCGCCAGGAAAAAAAAGTTTGGCCTTTCGTTTACTGTTACAAGATCTCGAGAAGACTCTCACAGACCAGGAAATAGATCAGGCAGTGAACGAATTGATTGATATGCTTGCTGGTCAATTTGGAGCGGTGCTCCGCAGTTAG